A stretch of the Gossypium hirsutum isolate 1008001.06 chromosome D07, Gossypium_hirsutum_v2.1, whole genome shotgun sequence genome encodes the following:
- the LOC121219082 gene encoding uncharacterized protein, translating to MAKRKGDVAQRAWSLLRLALLWARKGGVFRRRLMMELRLVPKFLKGLAHHQPHRHHQLMSHYKERQLSFDETPIFHVKMHRPASMRFLLPCISTEEVDFDYDFGPDDYDGVYRYDDGGRKSDSTASDTDEEDGEVEECGYEGCDEKENSPYYAVEEEGIDSKAEKFIASFYEQMRLQRQVSYLEYGEKLSTGSKS from the coding sequence ATGGCGAAGAGGAAGGGTGATGTAGCTCAAAGAGCATGGAGTCTACTGCGTTTAGCATTATTATGGGCGAGAAAAGGTGGGGTGTTCAGGAGACGGCTGATGATGGAGCTACGATTGGTGCCTAAGTTCCTCAAGGGTCTTGCTCATCATCAACCTCATCGTCATCACCAACTGATGAGCCATTATAAGGAACGCCAGCTTTCATTCGACGAGACGCCCATTTTTCACGTCAAGATGCACCGTCCAGCCTCCATGCGATTCCTTCTTCCTTGCATTAGCACTGAGGAAGTCGATTTTGACTATGATTTCGGTCCCGACGATTACGATGGGGTTTACCGGTATGATGATGGTGGGAGAAAGAGTGACTCAACGGCATCTGATACTGACGAAGAAGATGGAGAAGTGGAAGAGTGTGGATATGAAGGATGTGATGAGAAAGAGAACAGTCCATATTATGCAGTGGAGGAAGAAGGGATTGATTCAAAGGCGGAGAAGTTCATAGCTAGCTTCTATGAGCAAATGAGGTTACAAAGACAGGTTTCATATTTGGAATATGGTGAAAAGCTTAGCACAGGCTCAAAAAGCTAG